Genomic DNA from Sphingobium sp. V4:
CAGATACGATCACCAAAAATGTCGATACGAGACATTAGTAAACATCCTTCCACCCTTGGGCGATCTTTCGTCGCCTCTGTGGAAAGACTACATCAGTTTTACGGCAAGCGGAACAGCAAAATTGCGGCGGATCGCCCCGTTGGGACGGCGAACCGCTCATCCGTGCCTCTTGAAATGGTCAGGGCCTAACGCACCGCCCCAACGCTCGCCCTTTCAGCCCCAGGCCGCCCCGCGATGGCGCAGAAAGGCGCGAGTCGCCTCCTGCGCGCCGACATAGGCTTCCTGGAACTCGGCGCTCCAATATTTGAGGTCGTCGAGGTCGATTCGCGAGCCCGAGACGGCGCAGACCACGAACTGCCCCGGCCGCACGATATCGAAATGCGGTGTCTCATAATGAAGCACCGCCAGCCCCTGAATATCCGCATTCATCCCGGACGCCATCAGTCGCCGGTCAGGATGCGGTCGACCAGCTGCTTCACGGTCGGCACAAACCCGTTCGAGTAGAAGGGGT
This window encodes:
- a CDS encoding DUF2093 domain-containing protein; its protein translation is MNADIQGLAVLHYETPHFDIVRPGQFVVCAVSGSRIDLDDLKYWSAEFQEAYVGAQEATRAFLRHRGAAWG